The Atlantibacter hermannii genomic interval GAACGCATCAATAATATGCTGCTGTTCCACTGGCGTCTGGCTCAGCCAGAACAGGCGCGGATGCGAATAGTACTCGCCGAAAGAGGGGCTGCGCTCACGAATCTTATGACCTTCGATCCGCTCCTGATACGACTCGAATCCGCCGCGTTTCGGGCCGGGAGGCGTTTCGCGCGGCCAGTTATCGTTGATGGAATTAGGTTCGTAGTTAGCCGGGTTGGTATCAATATCCATGCGGTGCATGCCGTCGCGCTGGAAGTTGTGATACGGGCATACCGGTCGGTTGATCGGGATTTCGTGGAAGTTCGGCCCGCCAAGACGGCTTATTTGGGTATCGGTATAGGAGAACAACCGCCCCTGCAACAGCGGATCGTTGGTAAAGTCGAGGCCGGGAACGATGTGGCCCGGATGAAACGCCGCCTGTTCGTTTTCGGCAAAGAAGTTATCCGGGTTGCGGTTAAGCACCATTTTGCCGACCAGTTGCACCGGCACCAACTCTTCCGGGATCAGCTTGGTGGGGTCGAGTAAATCGAAATCAAACCTGAACTCGTCCTCTTCAGGGATGAGCTGCAAGCCCAGTTCGTATTCCGGGAAATCGCCCGCTTCGATGGCTTCCCATAACTCGCGGCGGTGGAAGTCGCCGTCGCGACCAATCAGTTTCTGGGATTCATCCCACACCAGCGAGGCTTTACCGGCGACCGGCTTCCAGTGAAAGCGCACGAACGTGGCTTTACCTTCGGCATTGATCAACCGGAAGGTATGAATACCGAAGCCCTCCATGGTGCGGTAGCTGCGCGGGATACCCCGATCCGACATCGCCCACATCACGTTATGCAGGGTTTCAGGTTGCAGGGAAACATAGTCCCAGAAGGTGTCATGGGCGCTGGCACCCTGTGGAATAGCCCAGTGCGGTTCCGGTTTTACCGCATGGACAAAGTCAGGGAATTTATGGGCATCCTGAATAAAAAATACCGGCGTGTTGTTACCCACTAAATCGAAGATGCCCTCTTCGGTATAAAACTTGGTGGCGAAACCGCGAATATCGCGCACGGTATCCGCCGAGCCCGCGCCGCCCTGTACCGTGGAAAAGCGGACAAATACCGGTGTGATTTTATCGGGGTCGCTCAGGAAGTCCGCTTTGGTAATGTCGGCCAGGCTTTTATAAGGCTGGAAGTAGCCATGCGCCGCTGAACCGCGTGCGTGAACGATGCGTTCCGGTATCCGCTCATGGTCAAAATGGGTGATTTTCTCCCGCAGGATAAAATCTTCTAACAGCGTCGGGCCACGGGTGCCGGCGCGTAGCGAATTCTGATCGTCCGCGATGCGTACGCCCTGGTTAGTGGTAAGCGGGAATGCTTCGCTGCCTTTGCGGAACTGATCCAGCGCTTTAAGCTTTTCATTTGAGGTATCGGGGGCCTTCAGGCTGCCGGGGGCGGTAGGGTATTCGCCTGGTGCGCTGGGGACGGGCGCCGGGCGGTGCGATCCGTCTTCGGGGGCTAAAGCATCCATTCCGGGTTGGGATTCACTGGCGTCATGAACCGGCGCCTGGTGTGAGGGTTTATCATTGTGCGACATTGAACTCGTCTCCTGTTTCATTGCTGAAATTTGACTCGTTGTTACGTCAAAACCCTTCTAACTATAGAACAATGTCGCGTTGCGGCTGGCTTCCGGTAACCAAAGCCAGAGGTCGGGCTGCAAGGCAGCGTTATATCCGTTATCATAACGTCACGAATCTGATTGTCTGATGTTGATTGCTGCTGATGAAACCTTTACGCCAACAAAATCGTCCTGTTATTACTTACACGCCACGCATTGAGCCTGCGCCGCCGGAACACGCGGTCCGTATGGAAGGGTTCAAAGACGTATGGATGCTGCGGGGAAAATATGTGGCCTTCGTGCTGGCGAAAGACGGCTTCCTGCGCTCTCCGTCATTCACTATTCCGGAGTCGGCGCAGCGCTGGGCGTCGCAAATTAAGCAGGATGAAATTTAATTTTCCTGGCTGCAGAAATAAAAAAAACCGCATTGAAGAATGCGGTTTTTTTATTGCCAGGCGATTAACGGTGCGCGAGTTCGGCTTCGTCGTCGCTGTTCAGAATCGCTTTATCGGTTTGTTTCAGCCACTGGCTGGTGAGCGTCCCGGCGGTCATGGAGCCGCTCACGTTCAGGGCGGTACGGCCCATGTCGATTAACGGTTCTACCGAGATGAGCAGCGCCACCAGGGTAACCGGCAGGCCCATGGCGGGCAGCACGATTAATGCTGCGAAGGTCGCGCCGCCGCCCACGCCGGCAACGCCTGCGGAGCTCACGGTCACAATACCCACCAGCGTGGCGATCCACAGCGGATCCAGTGGGTTGATACCCACGGTCGGTGCCACCATCACGGCCAGCATCGCCGGGTACAGACCCGCACAACCGTTCTGACCAATGGTCGCGCCAAACGAGGCGGCAAAGCTGGCGATCGATTCCGGCACACCCAGGCGACGGGTTTGCGCTTCCACATTTAACGGAATCGAGGCGGCGCTGGAACGACTGGTGAATGCGAAGGTCAGCACCGGCCATACTTTACGGAAGTATTTCATCGGGCTCACGCCGTTAATCGCCAGCAGCAGGCCGTGTACCACAAACATGATACCCAGACCCAGATACGAGGCGATCACGAAGCTGCCCAGCTTAATGATGTCCTGCAGGTTGGAGCTGGCCACCACTTTGGTCATCAGCGCCATCACGCCATAAGGCGTTAACTGCATGACCAGACGCACCAGCTTCATCACCCAGCTTTGCAGGGTGTCGATGGCGGTCAGTACACGCTCGCCTTTCGGCGCATCGTCTTTCAGCAGTTTGAGCGCCGCCACGCCGAGGAAGGCTGCGAAGATCACCACGCTAATGATGGAGGTGGGGTTCGCGCCGGTCAGATCGGCAAACGGGTTTTTCGGAATGAACGACAGCAGCAACTGCGGCACGCTCAGGTCGGCCACTTTACCCGCGTAGTTGGTTTCGATGGCGCTCAGGCGGGCGGTTTCTGCCGTCCCCTGCACCAGGCCTTCCGCCGTCAGACCAAACAGATTGGTGACCAGCACACCCACCAGCGCCGCGATAAGCGTGGTGAACAGCAGCGTACCAATGGTCAGCAGGCTGATTTTACCCAGTTGAGACGCGTTATGCAGGCGTGCGACCGCGCTCAGGATAGAGGCGAACACCAGCGGCATCACGATCATTTGCAGCAGTTGTACGTAGCCGTTGCCGACGACGTTAAACCACTGAATGGACGTTTTCAGGGTAGGGTCGTCTGCGCCATAGATAGCATGCAACACGCTGCCGAATACCACGCCGATCACCAGACCGACCAGTACTTTTTTTGCCAGACTCCACTGACGATGGCGGGTTTGCGCCAGCAACAGCAGTAGGATAACGAACACCACAATGTTCGCTATTAATGGAAGGTTCATCCCAGTTCTCCTGTTTTCATGTTGACAGGCTCGATTTGGCCTATCTTTATGGCGCAAAGGGTAACAGAAGACATCGAGCCTTCTTATACTCAAATGGAATGGGTTATATCAAAATGGTTTATGTTGCCGACTTATCGTTCGGTCTGGTGATGAATAAACCGATCGAACTGATACTGCAGCGAATTGATCATCTGTGATGACCACCGAACGGCGCTGTTTTCCGGCAGACTTTGCGGCATCCACACCGCATACACGAAAAAAGCCATACATAATACGCGCTCAAGCTGATTCCCTTTTTGCGGCACCAGTATGGGCAGACGAAAACGCCAGCGGCACGGCCACAGCAGAGGCACCCCCGCAGGCGTCAGCATATCGGCCAGAATATGGCTCAGATATCCCAACACCATTCCCTGAATCGCATCGGCGGGAATAATCCAGCTGTCAGGCACCTTCAGATAGAACAGCGTCAGGGCAATAAACACCGCCAGCAAGCTGTGCGTAAAGCCCCGGTGACCGAACGCCCGGGCCACCGGTTTCGAAATCCATTTCAGCCGTTGCCCTAACAGCGACTTCGGATGATCGATATCCGGCAGCAGGCAGGTGAGTATTGCCGACGGGATAATATGCCACCAGTCCCCCTGCGCCAGCACAGGAGTGAGCTCGGCGTTTTTGGCAAACACCGCGCACGCTATCGAGAAAAAGAGGTGGCCTTCCGCCGTCATGTTAAAACCCAGAAAAGTGCTGACTGTCAATTCATCCAGTATAGGGTTTTTATACAGTATACGGAAGCTGTGACGGTGTAACTCTTTGTCACCGTCCAGGTCGGTTTTTAACGTGCCAGCCAGCCGCCATCGACTGCGAGAGTATAGCCGTTGATATAGGCTGACGCGTCAGAGGCTAAAAATACCACCGGCCCCTGTAAATCCGCCGGTTCGCCCCAGCGGCCAGCCGGTATACGCTCGAGGATTTCCTGGTTGCGGGCCGCATCCTCCCGCAGTGCCTGGGTGTTATTGGTCGCCATATAACCCGGTGCGATGGCGTTGACATTAATAGCGTGTGAGGCCCACTCATTGG includes:
- the cedA gene encoding cell division modulator, yielding MKPLRQQNRPVITYTPRIEPAPPEHAVRMEGFKDVWMLRGKYVAFVLAKDGFLRSPSFTIPESAQRWASQIKQDEI
- the ydjM gene encoding putative membrane-bound metal-dependent hydrolase, producing the protein MTAEGHLFFSIACAVFAKNAELTPVLAQGDWWHIIPSAILTCLLPDIDHPKSLLGQRLKWISKPVARAFGHRGFTHSLLAVFIALTLFYLKVPDSWIIPADAIQGMVLGYLSHILADMLTPAGVPLLWPCRWRFRLPILVPQKGNQLERVLCMAFFVYAVWMPQSLPENSAVRWSSQMINSLQYQFDRFIHHQTER
- the katE gene encoding catalase HPII, whose protein sequence is MSHNDKPSHQAPVHDASESQPGMDALAPEDGSHRPAPVPSAPGEYPTAPGSLKAPDTSNEKLKALDQFRKGSEAFPLTTNQGVRIADDQNSLRAGTRGPTLLEDFILREKITHFDHERIPERIVHARGSAAHGYFQPYKSLADITKADFLSDPDKITPVFVRFSTVQGGAGSADTVRDIRGFATKFYTEEGIFDLVGNNTPVFFIQDAHKFPDFVHAVKPEPHWAIPQGASAHDTFWDYVSLQPETLHNVMWAMSDRGIPRSYRTMEGFGIHTFRLINAEGKATFVRFHWKPVAGKASLVWDESQKLIGRDGDFHRRELWEAIEAGDFPEYELGLQLIPEEDEFRFDFDLLDPTKLIPEELVPVQLVGKMVLNRNPDNFFAENEQAAFHPGHIVPGLDFTNDPLLQGRLFSYTDTQISRLGGPNFHEIPINRPVCPYHNFQRDGMHRMDIDTNPANYEPNSINDNWPRETPPGPKRGGFESYQERIEGHKIRERSPSFGEYYSHPRLFWLSQTPVEQQHIIDAFSFELGKVARAYIRERVVDQLCHIDVSLASAVAENLGITLTDEQVHTAPPKDVNGLKKDASLSLYAVPGGSIKGRVVAILLNERVKGADLLAILQSLKSQGVHSKLLYSRMGEIVADDGSQITVMGTFEGVPSLTVDAVIVPGGAVSGLLSRGDASYYLLEAYKHLKPITLLGDARQFKAVLGVDAQGEEGVIEADDAQGDAMDTLLTLMHKHRVWSRTNKIPAIPA
- the tcyP gene encoding putative sodium:dicarboxylate symporter produces the protein MNLPLIANIVVFVILLLLLAQTRHRQWSLAKKVLVGLVIGVVFGSVLHAIYGADDPTLKTSIQWFNVVGNGYVQLLQMIVMPLVFASILSAVARLHNASQLGKISLLTIGTLLFTTLIAALVGVLVTNLFGLTAEGLVQGTAETARLSAIETNYAGKVADLSVPQLLLSFIPKNPFADLTGANPTSIISVVIFAAFLGVAALKLLKDDAPKGERVLTAIDTLQSWVMKLVRLVMQLTPYGVMALMTKVVASSNLQDIIKLGSFVIASYLGLGIMFVVHGLLLAINGVSPMKYFRKVWPVLTFAFTSRSSAASIPLNVEAQTRRLGVPESIASFAASFGATIGQNGCAGLYPAMLAVMVAPTVGINPLDPLWIATLVGIVTVSSAGVAGVGGGATFAALIVLPAMGLPVTLVALLISVEPLIDMGRTALNVSGSMTAGTLTSQWLKQTDKAILNSDDEAELAHR